The following are encoded together in the Candidatus Omnitrophota bacterium genome:
- a CDS encoding HD domain-containing protein — MARLKMRSIKSDSLLRKIALSFILTSILPILAIIYFVYSSSGIDFQTEAFMKVTIPLLVTSALAGLEIIRRIIKSVLLINRGAKAIVEGNTASEKIEVDEENEIKELALSFNRITKQLQTNIKELEKSKALLQDIVLKVGEAIMSFEDIDKFLHLIVETMTNSLRARKASLFLIEPGGKQLSVKVSYGQAIADKKIIVGEGLIGSVAKSGKALLVPVIEDEASFMAVPLKYGNRVIGVFTVQEKDENKAFNKDDLILLSELANQTASAIENHRLHKDAESTYIQTISALAMAVEARDPYTRGHSKRMAEYSLCLADAFSLDEKSKKLLSDACVLHDVGKIGTSDEILRKANRLSKPELDMIREHPRIGENILKPIASLRPLCNIVRHHHEWIDGTGYPDGLKGDEISLMTKILTVVDAFDAMVSNRPYRKAMSSKEAKEELLKYAGKHFDKEVVDRFINLI, encoded by the coding sequence ATGGCTAGATTGAAGATGCGCTCAATTAAGAGTGACAGCTTATTGCGTAAAATCGCCCTTTCTTTTATTTTGACCTCGATTTTACCTATTTTAGCTATTATTTATTTTGTATACTCTTCTTCTGGTATTGATTTTCAGACAGAAGCATTTATGAAAGTGACAATTCCCTTATTAGTCACAAGTGCTTTAGCAGGCCTTGAAATTATCCGCCGCATCATAAAATCTGTTTTATTGATTAATCGAGGGGCAAAGGCAATCGTCGAAGGTAATACCGCATCTGAAAAGATAGAAGTTGATGAGGAGAATGAGATCAAGGAACTTGCGCTTTCCTTTAATCGCATTACCAAGCAGCTTCAAACGAACATAAAGGAATTAGAAAAATCAAAAGCATTGTTGCAGGATATCGTACTAAAGGTAGGCGAGGCAATAATGTCTTTTGAAGACATAGATAAATTCTTACATTTAATCGTTGAGACAATGACTAATTCCTTGCGTGCTAGGAAGGCTAGTCTTTTTCTTATCGAGCCTGGTGGCAAGCAGTTGTCTGTGAAGGTCTCCTATGGCCAGGCTATTGCGGATAAGAAGATTATTGTAGGTGAGGGCCTTATTGGTTCTGTTGCCAAGAGTGGAAAGGCATTGCTTGTGCCTGTTATAGAGGATGAGGCTTCATTTATGGCCGTGCCCTTAAAATATGGCAATCGCGTAATTGGGGTTTTTACTGTACAAGAAAAGGATGAGAATAAGGCATTCAATAAAGATGATCTTATATTGCTTTCAGAGCTTGCGAACCAGACAGCTTCAGCGATTGAAAATCATCGTCTGCACAAGGATGCTGAGAGTACTTATATTCAGACAATATCTGCTTTGGCTATGGCGGTTGAGGCACGTGATCCTTATACTCGCGGCCATTCTAAGCGCATGGCTGAATATTCCTTGTGTCTTGCAGATGCATTTTCTTTGGATGAAAAATCAAAGAAGCTACTTAGCGATGCCTGTGTCTTGCATGATGTAGGAAAAATCGGAACGAGTGATGAGATCTTAAGAAAGGCAAATCGATTAAGTAAGCCAGAATTAGATATGATCAGAGAACATCCAAGAATTGGCGAAAATATATTAAAACCAATAGCTTCGCTACGACCCTTATGTAATATAGTACGTCATCATCACGAATGGATAGACGGAACTGGATATCCAGATGGCCTTAAAGGCGATGAGATATCATTAATGACAAAGATCTTAACAGTGGTTGATGCATTTGATGCCATGGTCAGCAATAGACCTTACCGTAAGGCTATGTCTAGCAAGGAAGCCAAGGAAGAACTCTTAAAATATGCTGGCAAACATTTTGATAAGGAGGTAGTAGATAGATTTATTAATTTGATATGA
- a CDS encoding homoserine dehydrogenase — protein MKKINVGLIGFGTVGRGVYRLLRGRNSFFKSKLGIDIRLRKVYEINRRTLRKFSVPKQLIASSARDLVGDPEIDIVIELIGGIHPAKEYIKKALSSGKFVVTANKALLSECGEDLFKLAKRFNCDIYFEASVMAGVPIIKVIREGFVANKINAIYGIINGTSNYILSKMTDEAIDFNQALKLAKKKGYAERNPALDIGGLDCAHKLALITYLSFGKAVRLENIYVEGIKGISPIDIQYAKELGYVVKLLGISKLEQGRLQIRVHPTLLPKRHPLASVSGVFNAVFISADLVGDVLLYGRGAGQLPAASAVVSDVVDVALNIKSNTGQRLPVSRFVLKARLAKMQELMSRYYLRFMAIDKPGVLAKISGILGKHHISIASVSQKERRRAKVVPVVILTHEAKEKDVQEALKEMHRFVVIKRFPVAFRIEGK, from the coding sequence ATGAAAAAAATAAACGTAGGATTAATAGGATTTGGCACCGTAGGCAGAGGTGTATACAGGCTATTACGCGGTCGCAACTCTTTCTTTAAATCTAAACTCGGTATTGATATACGCTTAAGAAAGGTATATGAAATAAATAGACGCACTCTAAGGAAATTTTCTGTGCCCAAACAGTTAATTGCCTCTAGTGCGCGTGATTTAGTTGGCGATCCTGAGATTGATATTGTAATTGAACTTATCGGTGGAATCCATCCAGCAAAAGAATACATCAAGAAGGCCTTATCTTCTGGTAAATTTGTTGTTACTGCTAACAAGGCATTATTGTCAGAATGTGGAGAGGACCTGTTTAAATTAGCAAAGAGGTTTAACTGTGATATATATTTTGAGGCCTCGGTGATGGCTGGTGTTCCAATCATTAAAGTAATCCGGGAGGGATTTGTCGCTAACAAGATTAATGCTATCTATGGCATAATTAATGGTACCTCCAATTATATTCTTTCTAAGATGACTGATGAGGCAATAGATTTTAATCAGGCTCTAAAGCTAGCAAAGAAGAAGGGCTATGCCGAGAGAAATCCTGCCTTAGATATCGGCGGCTTAGATTGTGCCCACAAATTGGCCTTAATTACTTATCTGTCTTTTGGTAAGGCAGTAAGACTTGAGAATATCTATGTAGAAGGCATTAAGGGAATTTCTCCTATTGATATCCAATATGCAAAAGAGTTGGGATATGTAGTGAAGTTATTGGGGATATCTAAACTTGAACAGGGAAGGCTTCAGATACGCGTTCATCCTACGCTTTTACCAAAAAGACATCCGCTTGCATCTGTTTCCGGAGTATTTAATGCAGTATTTATTTCAGCTGATTTAGTAGGTGATGTCTTGCTTTATGGTCGCGGTGCCGGGCAATTGCCAGCAGCTTCAGCAGTGGTAAGTGATGTTGTAGATGTAGCCTTAAATATTAAGTCAAATACTGGTCAGAGATTACCAGTATCGAGGTTTGTCTTAAAGGCCAGGTTGGCTAAGATGCAAGAATTAATGAGCCGTTATTATTTAAGGTTCATGGCAATTGATAAGCCAGGTGTACTTGCAAAGATTTCAGGAATCTTGGGAAAACACCACATCAGCATTGCCTCGGTAAGTCAAAAAGAGAGACGTCGAGCTAAGGTCGTGCCAGTAGTTATCCTTACGCATGAAGCAAAGGAGAAGGATGTACAAGAGGCGTTGAAAGAGATGCATAGATTTGTAGTAATAAAAAGATTTCCTGTGGCATTTAGAATTGAAGGAAAGTAA
- a CDS encoding DUF975 family protein has protein sequence MAKKFSINEAFKFGWITVKKNGGFFVTITFIVVMINFAPKLISDALKEDFLLLPLGISLIGSTLSFIVSMGLIRIVLKSYDNELPKFSDLFSPAPLFFKYLAASFLYGLICFAGTLLLIIPGIIWAIQFSFYGYLVVDREMRPVAALKKSSVLTKGVKWNLVIFAIVFIGINILGALFFLIGLLISVPTTMLAAGFVYRKLLEDSEAAQAEKTEDEKAQSKGDRGQVSIPQ, from the coding sequence ATGGCAAAAAAATTCTCAATCAATGAAGCATTTAAATTTGGATGGATCACTGTTAAGAAGAATGGCGGATTTTTTGTAACGATAACATTTATTGTCGTAATGATTAATTTCGCGCCAAAGCTTATTAGTGATGCACTTAAAGAGGACTTTCTCTTATTGCCGCTGGGAATAAGTTTAATAGGTTCAACCCTTTCATTTATTGTTTCGATGGGGCTAATAAGAATTGTTTTAAAATCTTATGATAATGAACTGCCTAAATTTAGCGATTTATTTTCTCCTGCCCCTTTGTTTTTTAAATATCTCGCTGCTTCATTTCTCTATGGGTTAATTTGTTTTGCCGGTACGCTTTTGTTGATTATTCCCGGTATTATCTGGGCTATCCAATTCTCTTTTTATGGATATCTGGTTGTTGATAGAGAAATGAGGCCTGTGGCTGCTTTAAAGAAAAGTTCAGTATTGACTAAAGGCGTGAAGTGGAATTTAGTTATCTTTGCTATTGTTTTTATCGGAATAAATATACTGGGAGCGCTGTTTTTTCTGATCGGTCTACTTATTTCAGTACCGACTACAATGCTTGCCGCAGGCTTTGTTTATAGAAAGCTACTGGAGGATTCAGAAGCAGCTCAGGCAGAAAAAACAGAAGATGAGAAAGCGCAAAGTAAAGGAGATCGGGGGCAAGTAAGCATTCCCCAATAG
- a CDS encoding NAD(P)-dependent glycerol-3-phosphate dehydrogenase translates to MSKIKNITILGDGGWGMTLAIILHRKNFSVSLWSFSREYATYLDRYRKNPKFLKGIRIPSGIKITSNIKRAVIGADLLIVAVPSIYLRKVIRRLKNIQGIKKKLILSVTKGIEPETSMRMSQVIKKELAAEKIYVLSGPTIALEVARNHPATAVIAGRNTLDLKRLQELLSSRRFRVYRNTDVIGVELGGSLKNIIAIACGISDGLGFGANAKAAILARGLNEMRNLAHAMGARRETLNGISGLGDLVTTCVSKFSRNRFVGEQLAKGKSIKTIKERMRMVAEGITTVKAAYKLSHRYKIEMPITKEIYNVVYKGKKAPEAVDVLMSRRMKTE, encoded by the coding sequence ATGTCTAAGATTAAGAATATTACAATTTTAGGTGACGGAGGCTGGGGTATGACTCTGGCAATTATCCTGCATAGAAAGAACTTTTCAGTCTCATTGTGGAGCTTCTCAAGAGAATATGCAACGTATTTGGATAGATATAGAAAGAATCCCAAGTTTTTAAAGGGGATAAGGATTCCTTCTGGGATTAAGATTACCTCTAATATAAAGCGTGCTGTTATCGGTGCAGATTTGCTTATAGTTGCAGTCCCTTCTATTTATCTGCGTAAGGTAATTAGAAGGCTTAAAAATATTCAGGGGATTAAGAAAAAATTGATCTTAAGCGTAACTAAGGGCATAGAGCCAGAGACATCCATGCGCATGAGCCAAGTTATTAAAAAGGAACTGGCTGCAGAGAAGATATATGTGCTTTCTGGTCCGACTATTGCTCTGGAGGTAGCGCGAAATCATCCAGCAACCGCAGTAATTGCAGGCAGAAATACGCTAGATTTGAAGCGCTTGCAAGAGTTATTAAGCAGCCGGCGTTTTCGAGTATATAGGAATACTGATGTTATTGGCGTTGAGCTGGGAGGAAGCCTTAAGAATATAATCGCTATTGCCTGTGGGATTTCTGATGGTTTGGGTTTTGGTGCTAATGCCAAGGCAGCTATCCTGGCACGCGGCTTAAATGAAATGCGCAATTTGGCGCACGCTATGGGAGCCAGGCGTGAGACCTTAAACGGAATCAGCGGCTTAGGGGATTTAGTTACTACCTGTGTTAGTAAATTTAGCCGTAATCGCTTTGTTGGAGAGCAATTAGCAAAAGGCAAGAGCATAAAGACAATTAAAGAAAGAATGCGTATGGTTGCTGAAGGCATTACAACTGTTAAGGCTGCATATAAATTGAGTCATAGATACAAGATAGAAATGCCGATTACAAAAGAGATTTACAATGTTGTTTATAAAGGAAAGAAAGCACCAGAGGCAGTTGATGTCTTGATGTCAAGGAGGATGAAGACAGAATAG
- a CDS encoding PilZ domain-containing protein translates to MENHANSRPERRRFVRLDYTEPLGYKVCKQETISKLFSGYTQNISQSGLLCKLKDRIPEEVILWLSFDMGTLDLCRQIEANTFIVQRGILGKVVRVSPRADGYFDVGLCFLTRQEKDEGFIALCNRLNKEGGSFKE, encoded by the coding sequence ATGGAAAATCACGCTAATTCTAGGCCAGAGCGCAGGAGATTTGTGCGCCTTGATTATACAGAGCCATTAGGCTATAAGGTCTGCAAGCAAGAAACTATATCTAAATTATTCTCAGGCTATACTCAGAATATCAGTCAATCCGGCCTATTATGTAAATTAAAGGATAGAATTCCAGAAGAGGTAATCCTTTGGCTTTCTTTTGATATGGGCACCTTAGATCTTTGTCGACAGATAGAAGCAAACACATTTATTGTTCAAAGGGGAATACTGGGAAAGGTTGTTAGAGTTAGTCCTCGAGCTGATGGATATTTTGATGTAGGTCTGTGTTTCTTAACGCGCCAGGAAAAAGATGAAGGTTTTATTGCTCTTTGTAATAGATTGAATAAAGAAGGGGGATCTTTTAAAGAATAA
- a CDS encoding nucleotidyltransferase family protein, whose product MLIYEELLRAFQKKKVKYMIVGGIAVNLLGSLRSTADLDILVEMSDDNLSKIVKILKKRGFKVKQPVDPMGIADRKIRADWIKNKHMKAFNFYGKDGIKEVDIIIDSPVSYEVARKRTINMKIDDIRIPVISIDDLLRMKKNTSRIVDKFDIAELKKIKKLRKGK is encoded by the coding sequence GCCTTTCAGAAAAAGAAAGTAAAATATATGATCGTAGGTGGAATTGCTGTTAATCTCCTCGGTTCACTGAGAAGTACTGCTGATTTAGACATACTCGTAGAAATGAGTGATGACAATCTTTCAAAAATTGTTAAGATTTTAAAAAAGCGCGGTTTTAAGGTAAAACAACCAGTAGACCCTATGGGAATTGCAGATAGGAAAATAAGAGCAGATTGGATTAAAAATAAACATATGAAGGCATTTAATTTCTATGGTAAGGACGGAATAAAGGAGGTTGATATAATCATAGATTCACCCGTCTCCTATGAGGTAGCTAGAAAAAGGACGATAAATATGAAGATTGATGACATTAGGATCCCTGTGATCTCTATAGATGACCTTCTAAGGATGAAGAAAAACACATCTCGAATAGTAGATAAATTTGATATAGCTGAACTTAAAAAGATCAAGAAATTAAGGAAGGGAAAATGA